Proteins encoded by one window of Manihot esculenta cultivar AM560-2 chromosome 10, M.esculenta_v8, whole genome shotgun sequence:
- the LOC110625010 gene encoding metal tolerance protein 11 isoform X1, whose product MVEPGTHANEEELSLLSLNNNGDGSWRLNFDGYQLSAGHKEKKPPRGLHDCLGVLGPEDDVAEYYQQQVEMLEGFNEMDALAERGFIPGMSKEEQESLARSETFAIRISNLANMVLFAAKVYASIRSGSLAIIASTLDSLLDLLSGFILWFTAFTMQTPNPYQYPIGKKRMQPLGILVFASVMATLGLQIILESVRTLLSDENGFDLTKEQERWVVGIMLSVTLVKLLLMVYCRSFTNEIVKAYAQDHFFDVVTNIIGLIAALLANYMEEWMDPVGAIILALYTIRTWSMTVLENVNSLVGKSATPDYLKKLTYLCWNHHKAVRHIDTVRAYTFGSHYFVEVDIVLPASMPLQEAHDIGESLQEKLELLPEIERAFVHLDYEFTHKPEHAQSLP is encoded by the exons ATGGTGGAGCCGGGGACACATGCGAACGAGGAGGAGCTTTCACTGTTGTCTCTCAACAACAATGGTGATGGCTCGTGGAGGCTAAACTTTGATGGATATCAGTTATCTGCAGGGCATAAAGAGAAAAAGCCGCCTCGAGGTCTCCACGATTGCCTTGGTGTTTTAG GTCCAGAAGATGATGTAGCCGAGTACTATCAGCAGCAGGTGGAAATGCTCGAGGGTTTTAATGAAATGGATGCCTTAGCAGAGCGTGGCTTTATTCCTGGAATGTCAAAG GAAGAGCAGGAGAGTTTGGCTAGAAGTGAGACCTTTGCTATCAGAATATCAAATCTTGCTAATATGGTTCTTTTTGCTGCTAAGGTTTATGCCTCTATCAGAAGTGGTTCATTAGCCATTATTGCATCCACATTGGACTCTCTGCTTGATCTTCTGTCTGGCTTCATCCTGTGGTTTACTGCATTCACTATGCAAACACCAAATCCATATCAGTACCCTATTGGAAAGAAGCGCATGCAGCCATTG GGGATTCTTGTTTTTGCCTCTGTAATGGCAACTCTGGGACTGCAGATAATCTTGGAATCAGTACGCACATTGTTATCTGAT GAGAATGGATTTGATTTGACCAAAGAGCAAGAGCGTTGGGTTGTGGGGATTATGCTTTCAGTGACTTTGGTAAAACTTTTGCTGATGGTTTATTGCCGCTCTTTTACTAATGAGATCGTTAAAGCTTATGCCCAAGACCACTTTTTTGATGTCGTTACAAATATTATTGGCCTTATTGCTGCACTTCTTGCTAATTACATGGAAGAATGGATGGACCCTGTTGGGGCAATAATT CTAGCCTTGTACACCATTCGAACATGGTCAATGACAGTGTTAGAAAATGTGAACTCCCTCGTTGGAAAATCAGCTACTCCAGATTATCTGAAAAAGCTCACATACCTTTGTTGGAACCATCACAAGGCCGTTAGACACATCGATACGGTCCGGGCTTACACCTTTGGGTCCCACTATTTTGTTGAGGTTGACATTGTACTGCCTGCTAGCATGCCGTTGCAAGAGGCTCACGACATCGGGGAATCCCTACAGGAAAAGCTTGAGCTGCTGCCGGAGATTGAGCGCGCCTTTGTTCATCTTGATTATGAATTCACACACAAGCCCGAGCATGCACAATCACTCCCATAG
- the LOC110625010 gene encoding metal tolerance protein 11 isoform X2, translating into MLEGFNEMDALAERGFIPGMSKEEQESLARSETFAIRISNLANMVLFAAKVYASIRSGSLAIIASTLDSLLDLLSGFILWFTAFTMQTPNPYQYPIGKKRMQPLGILVFASVMATLGLQIILESVRTLLSDENGFDLTKEQERWVVGIMLSVTLVKLLLMVYCRSFTNEIVKAYAQDHFFDVVTNIIGLIAALLANYMEEWMDPVGAIILALYTIRTWSMTVLENVNSLVGKSATPDYLKKLTYLCWNHHKAVRHIDTVRAYTFGSHYFVEVDIVLPASMPLQEAHDIGESLQEKLELLPEIERAFVHLDYEFTHKPEHAQSLP; encoded by the exons ATGCTCGAGGGTTTTAATGAAATGGATGCCTTAGCAGAGCGTGGCTTTATTCCTGGAATGTCAAAG GAAGAGCAGGAGAGTTTGGCTAGAAGTGAGACCTTTGCTATCAGAATATCAAATCTTGCTAATATGGTTCTTTTTGCTGCTAAGGTTTATGCCTCTATCAGAAGTGGTTCATTAGCCATTATTGCATCCACATTGGACTCTCTGCTTGATCTTCTGTCTGGCTTCATCCTGTGGTTTACTGCATTCACTATGCAAACACCAAATCCATATCAGTACCCTATTGGAAAGAAGCGCATGCAGCCATTG GGGATTCTTGTTTTTGCCTCTGTAATGGCAACTCTGGGACTGCAGATAATCTTGGAATCAGTACGCACATTGTTATCTGAT GAGAATGGATTTGATTTGACCAAAGAGCAAGAGCGTTGGGTTGTGGGGATTATGCTTTCAGTGACTTTGGTAAAACTTTTGCTGATGGTTTATTGCCGCTCTTTTACTAATGAGATCGTTAAAGCTTATGCCCAAGACCACTTTTTTGATGTCGTTACAAATATTATTGGCCTTATTGCTGCACTTCTTGCTAATTACATGGAAGAATGGATGGACCCTGTTGGGGCAATAATT CTAGCCTTGTACACCATTCGAACATGGTCAATGACAGTGTTAGAAAATGTGAACTCCCTCGTTGGAAAATCAGCTACTCCAGATTATCTGAAAAAGCTCACATACCTTTGTTGGAACCATCACAAGGCCGTTAGACACATCGATACGGTCCGGGCTTACACCTTTGGGTCCCACTATTTTGTTGAGGTTGACATTGTACTGCCTGCTAGCATGCCGTTGCAAGAGGCTCACGACATCGGGGAATCCCTACAGGAAAAGCTTGAGCTGCTGCCGGAGATTGAGCGCGCCTTTGTTCATCTTGATTATGAATTCACACACAAGCCCGAGCATGCACAATCACTCCCATAG